The genomic region AAAACACGAAAATTTAAAAATTATGGCGAATTATCTGGACAATCGATCAATGATTTAGAACAAGGTGCTAGTGAAAGAATTACAAGTGAAGAACAGGCAAAAAAAGCTGATCCTCTTGATTTTGTATTATGGAAAAAAGCTAAACCAAATGAAATTTCTTGGGATTCACCTTGGGGAAAGGGTCGACCAGGATGGCATATTGAATGTTCTGTGATGGCTACTAAATATTTAGCGGATACAATTGATATTCATGCGGGGGGAATTGATCTTGAATTCCCACACCATGAAAACGAAATTGCTCAAAGTGAGACTAAAACGGATCAAAAATTTGCAAATTATTGGATGCATAATGGCTTTGTAACTATTGGAAAAGAAAACGAAAAGATGAGTAAGTCATTAGGGAATTTTATTACCGTTCATGACTTATTAAAAAAAGTTGACCCACAAGTAATTCGTTTCTTTATGTCAACAACACATTATCGACGTCCAATCCAATATACAGAAGAAAATTTAGCAGATGCAAAAACTAATTTAGAAAAATTAATTACTGCTTATCGTAATTTGGATTATCGTTTAAATGATGCAGGAAAAGTAGAATCATCAGAAGAAAAAAAGGCATTTGAAAAATTAATTAACCAATATGTTGAAGCAATGGATGATGATTTTAATGTTCAAAATGCGATGAGTTCGTTATATGAAATGGCTAAATTAATGAATATATATGCGCAAAAAGATCAAATTGATCATGAAGT from Ligilactobacillus cholophilus harbors:
- the cysS gene encoding cysteine--tRNA ligase, with protein sequence MQIYNTLTNRKEDFKPIHKGKVMMYVCGPTVYNYIHIGNARSAVAFDTVRRYLEYRGYEVTYVSNFTDVDDKIIKASNETNVEVHELTDNFINAFYEDTDALNIKRATYNPKVTENMEDIINFVTDLINKGYAYVVDGNVFYKTRKFKNYGELSGQSINDLEQGASERITSEEQAKKADPLDFVLWKKAKPNEISWDSPWGKGRPGWHIECSVMATKYLADTIDIHAGGIDLEFPHHENEIAQSETKTDQKFANYWMHNGFVTIGKENEKMSKSLGNFITVHDLLKKVDPQVIRFFMSTTHYRRPIQYTEENLADAKTNLEKLITAYRNLDYRLNDAGKVESSEEKKAFEKLINQYVEAMDDDFNVQNAMSSLYEMAKLMNIYAQKDQIDHEVGQFMVNEFEKLIGVIGIKIPKKELLDSEIEAMIEKRNQARADKNYELSDEIRDSLKQQGIILEDTAQGTRWRRD